In Solanum stenotomum isolate F172 chromosome 6, ASM1918654v1, whole genome shotgun sequence, one DNA window encodes the following:
- the LOC125866632 gene encoding zeatin O-xylosyltransferase-like has product MDNTENIPNLKKQLGDEVVVVVVPFQTQSHLDPFLQFACLISSYGVSVHYLSLPTYNHDTKTRATMLNPSDLASIHFHDLQMTPTPLDPDIPSEVPKHFHLFWNVTMHLRESITSFLRDISSKSRRIVMIYDCLMSYNVQDISSFDNAESYIFNPVISAFGMYCDHIFPHVGLPIPLEQQLLQKLPSSQGWYCDEIMRISSFQVQYIGNSSAGDIHNTSEVMEGTNAFIDLLGIGQDKKQWAIGPVLRPTMKEKNGFPCLDWLDKQPPKSVLYVSYDMLTSFSDEQIKELAMGLELSKQKFIWLLYDPDNTDIYLGADLKRKFEFHAGFEERLDGVGLLVRDWAPQTEILAHSSIGGFLSACDWTSCVETITMGVPIIAWATHSDHPKNGFLLTEILKIGLIIREWDQKREEVVTASTIDNVVRKLMASEEGDEVRKRAKELGEAVRQSTEKGGASQMELDYFIAHITR; this is encoded by the coding sequence ATGGATAACACTGAGAATATTCCAAACTTGAAGAAACAATTAGGTGATGAAGTTGTTGTAGTTGTGGTTCCATTCCAAACTCAAAGTCATCTTGACCCTTTTCTCCAATTTGCTTGCCTAATCTCTTCTTATGGTGTCTCTGTTCACTATCTTAGCCTTCCTACTTACAATCACGACACTAAGActcgtgccacgatgttaaatcCTTCCGATTTAGCCAGTATTCATTTTCATGACCTCCAAATGACTCCTACTCCACTCGACCCTGATATCCCGAGTGAAGTACCTAAACATTTCCATTTATTCTGGAATGTTACCATGCATCTCCGTGAGTCCATTACTTCCTTCTTACGTGATATTTCGTCTAAATCAAGACGAATTGTCATGATTTATGATTGTTTAATGTCTTATAATGTTCAGGATATTTCATCTTTCGATAATGCAGAGTCCTACATCTTTAACCCTGTGATTTCAGCCTTTGGTATGTATTGTGATCACATATTTCCTCATGTGGGATTGCCTATCCCTCTTGAACAACAACTACTTCAAAAGTTACCATCCTCTCAAGGATGGTACTGCGATGAAATCATGCGGATATCATCTTTTCAAGTTCAATATATAGGGAATAGTTCCGCGGGTGATATTCATAATACAAGCGAAGTAATGGAAGGTACTAATGCTTTTATTGACTTGCTTGGAATTGGACAAGACAAGAAGCAATGGGCAATAGGACCGGTTCTCCGGCCTactatgaaagaaaaaaacggATTCCCTTGTTTGGATTGGTTGGACAAACAACCTCCAAAATCAGTTCTTTACGTATCTTATGATATGTTGACTTCATTTTCTGATGAACAAATTAAGGAGCTCGCGATGGGTTTAGAGCTTAGCAAACAAAAGTTTATATGGTTGTTATACGATCCTGATAATACAGATATCTATCTCGGGGCAGACCTCAAAAGAAAATTCGAGTTTCATGCAGGGTTTGAGGAAAGACTAGACGGGGTTGGATTACTAGTTAGAGATTGGGCACCACAAACAGAAATCTTGGCTCATTCATCAATTGGCGGGTTCTTGAGTGCGTGTGATTGGACTTCTTGTGTAGAGACCATTACTATGGGAGTCCCAATAATTGCTTGGGCTACACACTCTGACCACCCAAAAAATGGTTTTTTGTTAacagaaatattgaaaataggCTTGATCATTAGGGAATGGGACCAGAAACGCGAAGAGGTGGTCACTGCATCCACCATTGATAATGTCGTGAGGAAGTTAATGGCATCAGAAGAAGGAGACGAGGTTAGGAAAAGAGCAAAAGAATTGGGGGAAGCCGTGAGGCAGTCCACAGAGAAAGGGGGTGCTTCTCAAATGGAGTTAGATTATTTTATCGCGCATATCACTAGATAG